A genomic region of Pyrus communis chromosome 14, drPyrComm1.1, whole genome shotgun sequence contains the following coding sequences:
- the LOC137716534 gene encoding cyclin-P3-1-like — MATLALDNEIVSPDVYLSLGLKTSGKGVMKIPRVLSPLSSILERYVQRNEMLLETTKIKQVITIYHGLRAPPLSIRQYIDRICKYSGCSPSCFVVAQIYLDRYLQCTQVHLTSFNVHRLLITSVMLAAKFMDDAFFNNAYYAKVGGVSTTELNRLEIKFLFTIDFRLQVTIETFNKYCSQLDKEAAGVQIERSIQACRIKENWSKSKKKDSTYVHTVAR, encoded by the exons ATGGCAACTTTAGCACTCGACAATGAAATTGTAAGCCCAGATGTTTACCTTTCCTTGGGGCTTAAGACATCGGGCAAAGGCGTGATGAAAATTCCGCGGGTGCTGTCACCTCTCTCGTCCATTCTCGAGAGATATGTTCAAAGGAACGAGATGCTCTTGGagacaacaaaaattaaacagGTTATAACCATATATCATGGTTTAAGAGCACCCCCTCTGAGCATTCGACAATATATTGATCGCATCTGTAAGTACTCTGGTTGTAGCCCATCGTGCTTCGTTGTTGCACAGATCTACCTTGACCGATATCTTCAGTGCACCCAAGTGCATTTAACTTCTTTCAATGTTCACCGGCTACTGATAACAAGTGTAATGCTAGCAGCGAAATTTATGGATGACGC ATTCTTCAACAATGCATACTATGCAAAAGTGGGAGGAGTGAGCACAACAGAGTTGAATAGGTTGGAAATCAAGTTTTTGTTTACCATAGATTTCAGACTGCAAGTTACTATAGAGACATTCAATAAGTATTGCTCTCAACTGGATAAAGAAGCTGCAGGAGTCCAGATCGAACGCTCAATCCAAGCTTGCAGGATCAAAGAGAATTGGTCGAAGTCAAAAAAGAAAGATTCAACTTACGTTCACACAGTTGCGAGATGA